A stretch of Planococcus citri chromosome 5, ihPlaCitr1.1, whole genome shotgun sequence DNA encodes these proteins:
- the LOC135848294 gene encoding uncharacterized protein LOC135848294, translating into MPKTSIFLVMIWIFYILNLEAHITYVKAPLAPEEDFLFNTWKLAARQNILTAPTLRDLQPQWQALETFIRKVSQIIDVVAVTTGVSGNLSNFPNKQKMSSSKHQLRVPLYFWKAVSLESFPKDETYSYGIVFIMPNVQISDQVAKPGLGKLCSAFDIVELGWTFLKDNQFERSGMYGCPLNNNISMWLRGDGEEVEREFQDFNLNSVLALKLNEKGDRIVKEVNVVEEMGKFKKVEGEDI; encoded by the exons ATGCCAAAAACGTCGATATTTTTGGTTATGATATGGATCTTTTATATTCTCAA CTTGGAAGCTCATATCACATATGTCAAAGCACCACTAGCTCCTGAAGAGGATTTCCTCTTCAATACTTGGAAATTAGCAGCGCGACAAAATATCTTGACTGCCCCAACGTTACGTGATCTGCAACCTCAATGGCAAGCTTTGGAGACGTTTATAAGAAAAGTATCTCAA ATCATCGATGTGGTCGCGGTGACGACAGGAGTTTCTGGAAACTTATCGAATTTTCCAAACAAACAGAAAATGTCGTCATCGAAACATCAGTTGCGGGTACCCTTGTACTTCTGGAAAGCGGTTTCCTTAGAGTCTTTTCCCAAGGATGAGACATACAGTTACGGTATCGTGTTCATTATGCCTAATGTGCAAATATCAGATCAGGTTGCCAAACCAGGTTTAGGAAAATTATGCTCCGCATTCGATATCGTCGAACTTGGATGGACATTTTTGAAGGATAACCAGTTTGAAAGGTCCGGCATGTACGGATGTCCGTTGAATAACAATATAAGTATGTGGTTACGTGGTGATGGTGAAGAAGTTGAAAgagaatttcaagattttaatttaaattcagTACTGGCGTTGAAGCTGAATGAAAAGGGTGATCGCATTGTTAAGGAAGTGAATGTTGTTGAAGAAATGGGGAAATTTAAGAAGGTCGAAGGAGAggatatttga
- the LOC135847692 gene encoding uncharacterized protein LOC135847692, with amino-acid sequence MFFSIPSNMNPRRSFIFHCFVIVVIASSTIHCVLGLLYEPIYYLNKPGDRNFAFQEVEYNDSGKHYVLKTGDKNKPIYTACPRQGWPHPSVLETQNIVAKEVSVTQQCDILPKPQVFISINPKVYSAVGFLIRHVDWSHYASYYVPENHAVIGLIYFKFDPIYNRIVFLKYTIVGGNFLTPDIARNMEKNINVFGYDIDPLYEPGCPFVKVPLAPVADFLFDSWKLAPQQNILTAAMLRVLQPQWQALEIFIRKISQVVELITVTTGIFGHLLNSPYENENSSFEYVYLDNSELRPPQYFWKTVTLEFTHDNKEYKSGILFIMHNVRFPDPNTKSGVKKFCSPSDIASMGWEFLEDDQFRGPMYSCPLEKEIMKFFGEEIHGEFEPFNLNSLTVLMLNDDNDDDDDDDDDDDNNFIVMSINVVEEMKKFEKGLKYEEGDV; translated from the exons atgtttttttcaatacctagtaATATGAACCCGAGGcgtagttttatttttcattgtttcgtCATCGTTGTTATTGCTTCCAGTACGATTCACTGTg ttttagGTCTACTATACGAACCCATATACTATTTGAATAAACCGGGGGATCGCAATTTCGCGTTCCAAGAAGTGGAATATAATGACTCTGGAAAACATTACGTGCTGAAAACTGGcgataaaaataaaccaatataCACAGCTTGCCCACGTCAAGGGTGGCCTCATCCTTCTGTGCTTGAAACACAAAACATAGTGGCCAAAGAAGTATCTGTTACCCAACAATGTGATATACTTCCTAAACCGCAAGTTTTTATTTCCATAAATCCAAAAGTGTACAGCGCAGTTGGATTTTTG ATTCGGCATGTGGATTGGAGTCATTATGCATCGTATTATGTACCCGAA AATCACGCTGTTATCGGATTAATTTACTtcaaatttgatccaatttACAATCGAATTGTATTTCTAAAATATACCATTGTTGGTGGTAACTTTTTGACGCCAGATATTGCTCGTAACATGGAGAAGAACATAAATGTGTTCGGTTATGATATTGACCCTTTATATGAA CCAGGTTGCCCATTTGTCAAAGTACCTCTGGCTCCCGTTGCGGATTTTCTCTTCGATAGTTGGAAATTAGCCCCGCAACAAAATATCCTAACAGCTGCAATGTTACGTGTACTGCAACCTCAGTGGCAAGCTTTGGAGATATTTATACGAAAAATATCTCAA GTCGTTGAATTGATTACGGTAACGACTGGAATTTTTGGACATTTGTTAAACTCGCCTTATGAGAATGAGAATTCCTCGTTTGAATACGTATATTTGGATAATTCCGAACTTCGACCACCCCAGTATTTCTGGAAAACCGTCACGTTGGAGTTTACTCACGACAATAAAGAGTACAAATCTGGTATCTTGTTCATCATGCATAATGTACGATTTCCGGATCCGAATACCAAATCTGgtgtaaaaaaattctgttcgCCGAGTGATATCGCCAGTATGGGATGGGAATTTTTAGAGGATGATCAGTTCAGAGGTCCTATGTACAGTTGCCCGTTGGAAaaggaaattatgaaatttttcggtGAAGAAATTCATGGAGAATTTGAACCTTTTAATTTGAATTCACTTACGGTGTTGATGCTTAATGATGATaatgacgacgatgatgatgatgatgatgatgatgataataattttatcGTTATGAGTATAAATGTTGttgaagaaatgaagaaatttgaaaagggTCTAAAATATGAAGAAGGTGATGTTTGA